In Acidobacteriota bacterium, one DNA window encodes the following:
- a CDS encoding NAD(+)/NADH kinase yields the protein MADETIRRVGVVLKTTSAEAAELGMKLIDELERLGIEALVDSESAAALNRSDGVDRAALPGQVDLVVVLGGDGTLLSVTRGAIQGTPILGVNLGTLGFLTEHPVESLFPMLRATIEGRVDKVRRERLLVTVDSPERDSITRPVLNDAVINKSALARMLDLSVHVNGTLLSRFRADGLIIATPTGSTAYNLSAGGPILYPNLEAVVVTPICPHTLTNRPLVLSLDSKIEMRLERHSEEVWLTLDGQQGFPLHIDDVVRIERCTDPVYLITDRDYSYFQTLNRKLKWGERGG from the coding sequence ATGGCGGATGAAACCATACGTCGGGTCGGAGTCGTCCTGAAGACCACCAGCGCCGAAGCTGCCGAACTCGGGATGAAACTGATTGACGAGCTCGAACGCCTGGGCATCGAAGCGCTCGTCGACAGCGAGTCGGCGGCAGCCCTGAACAGGAGCGATGGCGTGGATCGAGCAGCTCTGCCGGGCCAGGTCGACCTGGTCGTGGTTCTCGGCGGAGACGGGACCCTCCTGTCGGTGACCCGCGGTGCGATCCAGGGTACGCCGATCCTCGGCGTCAACCTCGGCACTCTGGGCTTCCTCACCGAACACCCGGTGGAAAGCCTCTTCCCGATGCTTCGGGCGACTATCGAGGGCCGGGTCGACAAGGTGCGCCGGGAGCGTCTTCTCGTGACCGTCGACTCACCCGAACGCGATTCGATCACCCGACCGGTGCTGAATGACGCGGTGATCAACAAGTCCGCACTTGCTCGAATGCTCGATTTGTCGGTGCATGTCAACGGCACACTGCTGAGTCGATTCAGGGCGGACGGCCTGATCATCGCCACACCGACCGGGTCCACGGCTTACAATCTCTCGGCCGGGGGACCCATTCTCTATCCAAACCTCGAGGCAGTCGTGGTGACCCCGATCTGTCCCCACACCCTCACCAACAGGCCTCTCGTGCTGTCCTTGGACTCGAAAATAGAGATGCGGCTCGAAAGGCACTCCGAAGAGGTCTGGTTGACTCTCGACGGTCAGCAGGGCTTTCCGTTGCACATCGACGACGTGGTTAGAATCGAACGCTGCACGGACCCCGTCTACCTGATCACGGACCGGGACTACTCCTATTTTCAGACCCTGAACCGCAAGCTCAAATGGGGGGAGCGGGGCGGGTGA